A stretch of the Phycisphaerae bacterium genome encodes the following:
- the thiE gene encoding thiamine phosphate synthase, producing the protein MNRTIYRVIDANFNRGREGLRIAEEFCRFALDNESLAGRCKQIRHQLSSAIGKLDTQKLIGARDTENDVGCGMEVAGQMKRDSLEDCVTAGFARTTEALRAIAEATATVDSKFSGEFEKLRYDCYILEKDIALYGYPALKFKKTRLYCIITTGDNIDALKIAGACAKNGADCIQLRAKNISDSDFLSLGREFVDLCKQNNVVSIINDRADIAVAADADGVHLGQDDLQVSEVRKLQLKPLIMGISTHSMAELKEAIKQKPHYVGLGSVFSTNTKQQVEVCGLEYISKAIEFLKDKSIEAVAIGGINPENVEKVLQAGAKIIAVSGCVCQSKNPADVCKKLKEIIVKYSKD; encoded by the coding sequence ATGAACCGAACAATTTACCGGGTAATAGACGCCAATTTCAACCGCGGCCGCGAAGGACTGCGGATAGCGGAAGAATTCTGCCGGTTCGCGCTCGATAATGAATCGCTGGCCGGACGGTGCAAACAAATCAGACATCAGTTAAGCTCGGCAATCGGCAAACTCGATACGCAAAAGCTTATCGGCGCCCGTGATACCGAAAACGATGTCGGATGCGGAATGGAAGTAGCCGGTCAAATGAAGCGGGACAGCCTTGAAGATTGCGTAACTGCCGGTTTCGCAAGGACTACCGAAGCATTAAGAGCGATTGCGGAAGCGACGGCGACTGTCGATAGTAAATTCAGCGGCGAGTTCGAAAAACTCAGATACGACTGCTATATTCTTGAAAAGGATATAGCATTATATGGTTATCCGGCGTTAAAGTTCAAAAAGACAAGACTTTACTGCATAATTACCACGGGGGACAATATTGATGCGCTGAAAATCGCCGGTGCATGCGCCAAAAACGGCGCCGATTGTATTCAGTTAAGGGCAAAAAATATTTCAGACTCCGATTTTTTGTCACTCGGACGTGAATTTGTTGATTTATGTAAACAAAATAATGTCGTAAGCATAATAAATGACAGAGCCGATATCGCTGTTGCCGCTGATGCGGATGGTGTTCATCTTGGGCAAGATGATTTACAGGTCAGCGAGGTGCGCAAATTACAACTTAAGCCATTGATTATGGGAATCAGTACGCACTCGATGGCGGAATTGAAGGAAGCAATCAAGCAAAAACCACACTATGTAGGGTTAGGTTCTGTATTTTCTACAAATACCAAACAACAGGTAGAAGTTTGCGGGCTTGAATATATATCCAAAGCGATTGAATTTTTGAAAGATAAATCTATTGAGGCAGTTGCTATCGGCGGAATTAATCCGGAAAATGTGGAAAAAGTTCTTCAGGCAGGGGCAAAAATAATCGCGGTGTCAGGCTGTGTCTGTCAGAGCAAAAATCCTGCCGATGTGTGCAAAAAATTAAAAGAAATTATAGTTAAATATTCCAAGGATTGA
- a CDS encoding acetate kinase — protein MKILVINAGSSSIKYQLFEMPSETVLAKGILEKIGEETSQLTHEFDSKKFKNQAKAKDHAAGMQLILETLVNSQIGVIKDISEIHAVGHRVVHGGEEFTDSVIINDNVIASIEKFADLAPLHNPPNLTGIKAAQKVLPDVAQVACFDTAFHTSIPKTAYIYALPYDIYEKFRVRRYGFHGTSHKYVAGRAAAMMGKKLDEVNIITCHLGNGCSMTAVKAGKSIDTSMGLTPLEGLVMGTRSGDFDPAILFYLAEKGYSVEALNNMCNKQSGLLGISGVSNDMRNLLAQADAGNEKAKLAFDIFCYRIKKYIGSYTAALGKLDAIVFTGGIGENGAKAREQACSGLDQIGVKIDHAENQKTIRFEGLITSADSRVKVFVIPTNEELAIAQDTFTLAK, from the coding sequence ATGAAAATTCTCGTTATCAACGCAGGCAGCAGTTCGATTAAGTATCAATTATTCGAAATGCCTTCCGAAACAGTACTTGCAAAAGGTATTTTGGAAAAAATCGGCGAGGAAACCTCGCAGCTTACTCACGAATTCGACTCCAAAAAATTTAAAAATCAGGCAAAGGCTAAAGACCACGCCGCAGGTATGCAGCTAATTCTCGAAACTCTCGTAAACAGCCAAATCGGCGTAATAAAGGATATTTCCGAAATCCACGCTGTCGGCCATAGAGTTGTCCACGGCGGAGAGGAATTTACAGATTCTGTCATCATTAATGACAACGTTATCGCGTCAATCGAGAAATTTGCCGACCTTGCCCCGCTTCATAATCCGCCGAACCTGACCGGCATAAAGGCCGCGCAAAAGGTATTACCCGATGTTGCGCAGGTCGCCTGTTTCGATACAGCTTTTCACACCTCAATCCCAAAGACGGCTTACATCTATGCGCTGCCTTACGATATTTACGAAAAATTCCGCGTAAGAAGATACGGCTTCCACGGCACAAGTCATAAATATGTCGCCGGCAGAGCCGCCGCGATGATGGGCAAAAAATTAGATGAAGTTAATATTATCACCTGCCATCTCGGTAACGGCTGTTCGATGACTGCTGTAAAAGCAGGCAAAAGCATCGACACTTCGATGGGCCTTACTCCGCTCGAAGGTCTTGTCATGGGAACACGCAGCGGCGATTTCGACCCGGCCATTCTCTTTTACCTCGCTGAAAAAGGTTACAGCGTCGAAGCCCTTAATAATATGTGCAACAAACAAAGCGGCCTGCTCGGTATCTCAGGCGTATCGAACGATATGCGCAATCTTCTCGCTCAGGCCGACGCCGGCAACGAAAAAGCCAAACTCGCTTTCGATATCTTCTGTTACAGGATAAAGAAATACATCGGCTCATATACCGCCGCGCTGGGCAAACTGGACGCGATTGTCTTTACCGGCGGAATCGGCGAAAATGGCGCCAAAGCACGGGAGCAGGCCTGCAGCGGTCTTGACCAGATTGGCGTCAAAATCGACCATGCCGAAAATCAAAAAACAATTCGCTTCGAAGGTCTCATAACATCTGCCGACAGCAGGGTAAAAGTCTTCGTAATCCCTACAAATGAGGAATTAGCGATAGCGCAGGACACTTTCACGCTCGCGAAATAA
- a CDS encoding PilZ domain-containing protein — translation MDVPEIERLLSEAVENRPSATNASLNLYVYNGKIVCGARAVMPANARFIAHIGADAIAAGFSENEWKLIVEKTFWILKDRNSEPCDFKQRRREQRLQYRSGIWFSPANGSKTWQGQMLDISSGGMAFTCYNRRSCPDVGQSITAHFTLPWFTPDGNIQNRKFTRTAKICRINNENSFLKRIAVQFAESLPFKPAEQKLPNDADVTILEPV, via the coding sequence ATGGACGTCCCCGAAATAGAACGTTTATTATCCGAGGCGGTTGAGAACAGGCCCAGTGCCACAAATGCCTCGCTCAATCTCTACGTTTACAACGGCAAAATCGTCTGTGGCGCAAGAGCCGTTATGCCCGCCAACGCAAGATTCATCGCTCACATCGGGGCCGATGCCATAGCCGCAGGTTTCAGCGAAAACGAATGGAAGCTCATCGTCGAAAAAACCTTCTGGATTTTAAAAGACAGAAACAGCGAACCCTGCGATTTCAAACAGCGGCGCAGAGAACAGAGACTTCAATACCGAAGCGGAATCTGGTTCAGTCCCGCCAACGGCAGCAAAACATGGCAGGGCCAGATGCTCGACATCAGCAGCGGCGGAATGGCCTTTACCTGTTATAACAGACGTTCCTGCCCGGATGTCGGCCAATCGATTACCGCCCATTTCACTCTTCCATGGTTTACCCCTGACGGCAATATTCAAAATCGAAAATTTACACGAACCGCGAAAATATGCCGCATAAACAACGAGAACAGTTTTCTAAAACGAATAGCGGTACAGTTTGCCGAGTCTCTGCCGTTCAAACCAGCAGAGCAGAAACTGCCCAACGACGCCGACGTAACCATCCTCGAACCGGTATAA
- a CDS encoding DUF2959 domain-containing protein translates to MKKTALVSVILLFAAGCQSVYYGTMEKFGKYKRDILVDRVKNARDAQEETKVQFTSALEQFKSVVNVPTGRLQEKYDTLKSELDKSESKASAVKKRIADVEDVAKALFDEWTKELDQYSNADLRAESKKKLDQTQQRYTQLIGAMKKAETKIEPVLSAFRDQVLFLKHNLNAQAVASLQSEVTTMEADISKLIAEMEKSIAEADSFIKTMQE, encoded by the coding sequence ATGAAAAAAACGGCGTTAGTATCAGTTATATTATTATTTGCGGCAGGCTGTCAAAGCGTTTATTACGGCACAATGGAAAAATTCGGCAAGTACAAGAGGGATATTCTCGTTGACCGTGTAAAAAATGCCCGCGATGCGCAGGAGGAAACAAAGGTACAATTCACCTCGGCGCTGGAACAGTTTAAAAGCGTTGTAAACGTACCCACCGGCCGGTTGCAGGAAAAATACGATACGCTTAAAAGCGAACTCGATAAGAGCGAATCCAAAGCCTCAGCCGTTAAAAAACGCATTGCCGATGTTGAAGATGTCGCAAAGGCATTGTTTGACGAATGGACAAAGGAGCTTGACCAGTATAGCAATGCCGACTTGAGAGCGGAAAGCAAAAAGAAGCTCGACCAGACCCAACAGAGATATACGCAATTGATTGGCGCGATGAAAAAAGCCGAGACTAAAATCGAGCCGGTTCTTTCGGCGTTTCGCGACCAGGTATTATTCTTAAAGCATAACTTAAACGCGCAGGCCGTCGCTTCGCTTCAAAGCGAAGTAACTACGATGGAAGCTGATATAAGCAAATTGATAGCGGAGATGGAAAAATCAATCGCCGAAGCAGACAGCTTCATCAAAACTATGCAGGAATAA
- a CDS encoding tetratricopeptide repeat protein: MRESSQMLIDKGLKELRQENWPAALAYFQKATEENPDDAEAYYNLGVTYGSLGRYQDAIEAYKQAIRIKPDYAKAHNMLGVTYFAIGDNGAALEEYKILKTLDAELANKLFNLINK, translated from the coding sequence ATGAGAGAATCCTCCCAAATGCTAATTGACAAAGGCTTAAAAGAATTGCGGCAGGAAAACTGGCCTGCTGCACTTGCTTATTTCCAAAAGGCAACAGAGGAGAATCCAGATGATGCCGAGGCATACTATAATCTTGGGGTTACATACGGCAGTCTTGGCCGCTATCAGGATGCCATAGAAGCCTATAAGCAGGCCATAAGAATCAAGCCGGATTATGCCAAGGCACATAATATGCTTGGCGTTACGTATTTTGCAATTGGCGATAATGGTGCAGCTTTAGAAGAGTATAAAATCTTAAAAACTTTGGACGCGGAACTGGCAAACAAATTGTTTAACTTGATTAATAAGTAA
- a CDS encoding C2H2-type zinc finger protein, producing the protein MKCELCKMSYVLENPEDVQAHQEYHDKVVNGLALPSKSDCVIWSQDDMRIIVVNGLSPLEQRRQAEEIAILARKDTQYGAEVLFGESELETHVFLLHRQNRAIGLLIMEKRDHICQTSWADWDAGKKPKELLAHPPIWSICFIWILQRYRGSHLGQTMINEVVAYLGSNFETIGWYTPFTPSGKALVRRCCPKMFYIAK; encoded by the coding sequence GTGAAATGTGAACTTTGTAAAATGTCATACGTTCTGGAAAATCCAGAGGATGTCCAGGCGCATCAGGAATATCACGACAAGGTAGTTAATGGTCTTGCGCTTCCTTCGAAAAGCGATTGTGTTATCTGGTCACAGGATGATATGCGAATAATTGTTGTAAACGGGCTATCACCACTAGAACAACGTCGGCAAGCAGAAGAGATTGCTATACTTGCAAGGAAAGATACACAGTACGGCGCGGAAGTACTTTTTGGTGAAAGTGAATTAGAAACTCATGTTTTTTTGTTGCACAGACAAAATCGCGCCATCGGTTTACTAATCATGGAAAAACGTGATCATATATGTCAAACCTCTTGGGCTGATTGGGATGCTGGTAAAAAACCAAAGGAACTATTGGCACATCCTCCTATTTGGAGTATTTGCTTTATTTGGATTCTTCAGCGTTATCGTGGTTCCCACTTGGGGCAAACCATGATTAATGAGGTAGTTGCTTATCTTGGGAGCAACTTTGAAACTATTGGGTGGTACACACCATTTACACCTTCTGGAAAAGCTTTGGTTCGCAGATGCTGTCCAAAAATGTTTTATATTGCCAAGTGA
- the mnmG gene encoding tRNA uridine-5-carboxymethylaminomethyl(34) synthesis enzyme MnmG translates to MYNKADTNKFDCIVIGGGHGGAEAAHAAAKIGCKTALVTISKDTIAKASCNPAIGGIAKGQIVKEIDALGGLMGLATDATGIQFRLLNRSKGAAVQSPRAQIDKYKYSACICNLLEQTPNLTIVEALVAEILVENNQVKGVLCTDGRIFNCRAVIIATGTFLKGIMHTGTKQWPGGRLDELPANELSDCLAKLGLEVKRLKTGTPPRLDAKTIDYDKTQIQCGDDKPSPFSFMTDSITKRQVPCWITYTNEKIHKLLMDNLGRAPLYTGQIKTTGPRYCPSIETKIMRFADKTKHQVFLEPEDEEVRTIYCNGISTSVPEDVQEQMIKLMAGTENAKIVHYAYAIEYDYCPAIQLKPSLETRKIKGLFLAGQINGTSGYEEAAGQGIMAGINAARMLDNKEPLVLRRDQAYIGVMIDDLLTREIDEPYRMFTSRAEWRMCLRSDNADRRLTQIGRDIGLVGDRRWERFQQTLEQVNAFSDFLKNTRKDGKSLWELLKRPDEAGGKKISEMPEVAALGLRGDIIESVMTDAKYEGYLVKEQKSVAQFQKSEKLKLPDTLDYDKIEHLRAEAREKLKKFKPATLGQAGRIGGITPADIMIIQIHLRKHGK, encoded by the coding sequence ATGTATAATAAGGCGGATACGAATAAATTTGATTGTATAGTAATCGGCGGAGGACACGGCGGGGCCGAGGCGGCACACGCGGCGGCGAAAATCGGGTGCAAAACGGCGCTGGTAACCATCAGCAAAGACACAATCGCAAAGGCAAGCTGCAATCCTGCTATCGGCGGAATCGCAAAAGGACAAATCGTAAAAGAAATAGACGCACTGGGCGGCCTTATGGGTCTCGCCACAGACGCTACAGGAATACAATTCAGACTCCTGAACCGTTCAAAAGGCGCAGCAGTTCAATCGCCTCGGGCACAAATAGATAAATACAAATATTCGGCGTGCATTTGCAATCTGCTCGAACAAACGCCTAACCTTACAATCGTCGAAGCATTGGTCGCGGAAATTTTAGTCGAAAATAATCAGGTCAAAGGTGTCCTTTGCACTGACGGCAGAATTTTCAATTGCCGGGCGGTAATTATCGCAACGGGGACATTCCTTAAAGGGATAATGCATACGGGCACAAAACAATGGCCGGGCGGAAGACTCGATGAGCTGCCGGCAAATGAATTGTCAGATTGTCTGGCTAAACTCGGATTAGAAGTAAAACGATTGAAAACCGGTACGCCGCCAAGACTCGACGCGAAAACAATCGATTACGATAAAACACAAATTCAGTGCGGAGACGACAAGCCTTCGCCGTTTTCTTTTATGACCGATTCGATAACGAAAAGACAGGTTCCGTGCTGGATAACATATACGAATGAAAAAATTCATAAACTGCTGATGGATAATCTTGGGCGTGCGCCGCTTTATACGGGGCAGATAAAAACTACCGGGCCGAGATACTGCCCGAGCATCGAAACGAAAATTATGCGGTTCGCCGATAAGACCAAACACCAGGTATTTCTCGAACCCGAAGACGAAGAGGTAAGAACAATCTACTGCAACGGGATAAGCACATCCGTGCCGGAAGATGTTCAGGAGCAGATGATAAAACTTATGGCGGGAACTGAAAACGCAAAAATTGTTCATTACGCATACGCAATCGAATACGACTATTGTCCGGCGATACAATTAAAGCCGAGCCTTGAGACGAGAAAAATCAAAGGGTTGTTTCTTGCGGGACAAATCAACGGCACAAGCGGATACGAAGAAGCGGCCGGTCAGGGAATTATGGCTGGGATTAACGCGGCAAGGATGCTCGATAATAAAGAACCGTTGGTTCTGCGGCGCGACCAGGCGTATATCGGCGTGATGATTGACGATTTACTGACAAGAGAAATCGATGAGCCTTACAGGATGTTCACATCGAGGGCGGAATGGAGAATGTGTCTGCGAAGCGATAACGCAGACAGGAGACTTACGCAAATCGGCAGAGATATAGGTCTCGTCGGAGACCGGCGCTGGGAAAGATTTCAGCAGACGCTTGAGCAGGTTAATGCCTTTAGTGATTTTTTGAAGAATACTCGCAAAGATGGAAAGTCACTTTGGGAACTGCTTAAACGGCCTGACGAAGCGGGCGGCAAAAAGATTTCAGAAATGCCGGAAGTTGCGGCGTTGGGCCTTCGGGGCGATATTATCGAAAGCGTAATGACGGACGCTAAGTACGAAGGGTACCTCGTAAAAGAACAAAAGTCGGTTGCGCAGTTTCAAAAGAGCGAAAAATTAAAACTGCCCGATACGCTTGACTATGACAAAATAGAACATCTTCGAGCCGAGGCGAGAGAGAAATTAAAAAAGTTCAAGCCTGCGACATTGGGCCAGGCAGGCAGAATCGGCGGAATCACGCCTGCGGATATTATGATTATTCAAATTCACTTGAGAAAACACGGCAAATAG
- the acpS gene encoding holo-ACP synthase, translating into MQKIFHGIDLVDCPRIEQMLKRHDSHFLDRVFTQTEQEQALKVKNRIERLSGRFAAKEAILKMLGTGWRGKIAWTDIEIINNPLGQPEVTLSGEVKKIASKMNIGDISLTISHTANFVMASAVAISK; encoded by the coding sequence ATGCAAAAGATATTTCACGGCATAGATTTGGTTGACTGTCCGCGAATCGAGCAGATGCTTAAGCGGCACGACAGTCATTTTCTCGACAGGGTTTTCACGCAGACCGAACAGGAGCAGGCGCTGAAGGTGAAAAACCGAATTGAGAGACTTTCGGGCAGATTCGCGGCGAAAGAAGCGATACTTAAAATGCTCGGCACAGGCTGGCGGGGCAAAATCGCCTGGACGGATATCGAAATAATAAATAATCCGCTCGGCCAGCCGGAGGTAACGCTTAGCGGGGAAGTGAAAAAAATCGCGTCGAAAATGAATATCGGTGATATAAGCCTGACTATCAGTCATACGGCGAATTTTGTTATGGCTTCGGCCGTTGCGATATCGAAATAG